The nucleotide sequence TGACGGGCATAACCGAAATAAGGGATTACTGCGGTAATACGTCCTGCGGAAGCACGACGCAGTGCATCCACCATAACGACTAATTCCATCAGGTTGTCGTTAGTCGGTGCACAAGTGGACTGGATGATGAAAATATCACCACCACGCACATTTTCGTTAACTTGCACGCTGACTTCACCGTCGCTGAAACGGCCGACAGCAGCATCTCCAAGATTAGTGTACAGGCGGTTGGCAACACGTTGTGCTAGTTCCGGGATAGCGTTACCAGCAAAAAGCTTCATATCGGGCACGAGAAAGACCTCAGGCTTGCGTCCAGAGAGATATTGTTGACCAATGTTAAATAACATATTTATTCATTGGCTCAATAACACGGGTATCCCAGAGCGGAAATTGTGCAAAGGTGAATTGTTAACGCCACGCGCAACAAAACCCTGCAACCACTCAGGGGCTTGATTTAACACCTTACGGGCCGATGCTTCTGATTCAAATTCACCGAATACACATGCACCGGTTCCGGTCAGGCGTGACGGCGCGTATTCTAGCAGCCATGAAAGAAGCTGTTCAACCTTACGGAAACGTTTTCTTACAAGAGATTCACAATCATTTAGGTACGGAGCCTTTAATAATGCGGCCAGAGGGCGAATTGGTGTATCACGTTTTAATTCTGGATCTGTGAAGACACGCAGAGTTGAGATTTCAATACCAGGATGCGCAACCAGATACCATTTTTCTTCCGGCTCGGCTATGTGCAGGATTTCACCAATACCTTCTGCGAATGCGGCATGCCCTTTGACAAAGATGGGCACATCAGCACCAAGACTTACGCCGAGGGCGGCCAGTGTTTCGTCTGTGAAACCGGTTTGCCAGTGATAATTCAGGGCTATGAGTACGGTAGCGGCATTGGATGAACCTCCGCCTAACCCACCGCCCATTGGCAGACGTTTGTTGATATGAATATCAGCACCTTTATGAGCAATACCCGCATGGTGTTTGTCGCTATAGGATTGCAGGAGACGTGCTGCGCGAACAATCAGGTTGTTATCGTGTTCCACTCCCTCCACGGGTGTCAGTAAACGAATTTCATTATCCTGACGAGGGGTAATCGTAATTTCATCACCATAATTAAGAAATTGAAATAGCGTTTGTAACTGGTGGTAACCGTCAGCGCGACGACCGGTGATATAGAGAAATAGGTTCAGTTTTGCCGGTGAGGGCCAAGTGAATGTCATTATTTTGTGGTCCAGTTATCCATTTTCAGTTTAATGCGGCGATCACCCTGAATCAGTTCCAGACGGTTGGGAAGGGCGGGGGTGGTTGAGGTATCGTAGGATTGATAGTTAACCTGCCATGTTGCGCCATTTTGCTGGTAATTGACGGTTTTCAATAGATAGTTAGCATCCAGTTTAAAGTTTTTGGCATCACCGGGGAGACCCGTTATCCAATGCCGCAGATTATCTAATGGAATATCCATATTGGTGAACTGATAAATTATCTCTTCGGGGTTATCACTAAAATATTTTTTACCTTGACTATCGGTTAATTGCGTCATGTTTGGCTGAACGATCAGTTCTAATTCCGTGCTGCCCAGTGGGTTAGTCAGTAATAAACGGTAGCGTTCAGGATGATATTGTTGCCAGAAAAAGCGGGCATAAACTTTTTTCTCATTAGACAGATAGGCAAAAGATCCACGTGTTTGATATTGATTTAATTGCTGTAGCTGTTGGGTATGTGCTCGCCATTGAGGAGAATCCGCCGAACCTGTTCCGCCAGGTTGTGTTAATGTACAGGCGGTCAACAGTAGTACACAAGAGAGTGGCAATAGGCGGAATAGTGATAATTTTTGTATTGGCTTCATCGGTAATCTCTGTTTAATAACGTGAAAACTTTTACATCACTTAATAATGAAGAATGAACTATTAATCCAGTTAAATTTCAAAAAAATGTTCTGAATAATGATATCAGACACTGCTGATTGTCTTTTATTGAGCTGAGGTATCAAGTAGAATGCACAGCTTATAAGAGTCCTTATTAAGGGTGATGATTTCATCAATATTATACCCTATGGATTTCAAGATGGATCGCGGCGGCAAGGGAGCGAATCCCCGGGAGCATAGATAACGATGTGACCGGGTTGAGTGAGTGCAGCCAACAAAGAAGCAACTTGAAAGATAACGGGTATAGAATGTTTTTTACGATGAACGATCTCTCTGCTGATAACTCAATGAAGTTGATATGACTTTGTTAGCACTTGGTATTAACCATAAAACGGCCCCTGTATCCTTGCGTGAACGGGTGACTTTTTCTCCAGATACGATTGGTGAAGCGCTTGATAACCTCCTCCAGCATCCCTTGGTGAAAGGGGGGGTTGTGTTGTCAACGTGTAATCGTACGGAGCTTTATCTCAGCGTAGAACAGCAAGATAATCTGTATGAGCAGTTAATTGGCTGGTTGTGTGAATACCATCAACTGAATCCCAGAGAGCTAAAATCCAGTATTTACTGGCATTGTGATAATGAAGCCGTTAGCCACTTGATGAGAGTGGCGAGTGGGCTGGATTCGTTGGTACTTGGGGAACCTCAGATTCTTGGGCAAGTGAAGAAAGCATTTGCCGAGTCGCAGCACAGCCACTCTTTATCGAGTGAACTGGAGCGACTATTTCAGAAATCATTTTCTGTTGCCAAGCGCATCAGAACGGAAACAGAGATTGGTTCGAATGCGGTTTCTGTTGCATTTGCCGCTTGTACCTTGGCGCGGCAGATTTTTGAATCACTTTCTGAACTGAATATTTTGCTGGTAGGTGCCGGAGAAACCATTGAGCTAGCGGCTCGTCATTTGAGAGAGCATCGTGTGCACCATATGATGATTGCTAACAGGACAAAAGAGAAGGCACAGGTATTGGCTGATGAAGTTCAGGCGGAAGTGATCACCTTGCCTGAAATTGATATACGTTTAGCTGAAGCTGATATTGTTATCAGTTCGACGGCCAGCCCGCTGCCTATTATTGGTAAAGGGATGGTTGAACGTGCATTAAAGTTACGCCGTAACCAACCGATGTTGCTCGTTGACATTGCGGTTCCTCGTGATATAGAGCCTGATGTGGAAAAACTCAATAACGTCTATCTCTACAGTGTTGACGATTTGCAGGCAATTATTCAGCAGAATCTTGCGCAGCGCAAAGCAGCGGCGGTTCAGGCTGAATGTATTGTTCAGCAGGAAAGCCGTTATTTTATGGATTGGTTGCGTTCGCAGAGTGCAGTGAATTCAATCCGTGAGTATCGTAATCAGGCAGAACAGATGCGGGCTGAGATGGCGGCTAAGGCACTGACTGCTATCAATCAGGGAGCTGACGTAGAACAGGCAATCAATCAATTGACTCATCAATTGATGAACCGCTTGATACATGCTCCTACCAAATCACTCCAGCAAGCAGCCAGCAATGGTGATCTGGAGCGTCTTAATTTATTACGTGACAGCCTGGGGCTGGAACATAATTAACCATATCTCGGAATAGGGTCTGAAACCAAGAATGAAGCCTTCTATTGTTGCTAAATTGGAAGCATTGCAAGAACGTCACGAGGAAGTTTTGGCTCATCTCGGTGATGCCGATGTGATTGCTGATCAGGAACGTTTTCGTGCTTTGTCGCGGGAATATGCTCAACTGACTGATGTGACGAACTGTTTTAAGGCCTGGAGTGCGGTTCAGGATGATCTTAAAGCAGCCGAAATAATGCTTGATGACCCTGAAATGCGGGAAATGGCACAGGAAGAGATCAGGGACGCTAAGGTTCGCAATGAAGAATTAGAGCAGCAACTGCAATTGTTGCTGTTGCCGAAAGATCCTGATGATGAGCGTAACTGTTTTCTTGAAGTGCGTGCAGGAACCGGTGGTGATGAAGCGGCGATTTTCGCCGGGGATTTGTTTCGTATGTACAGCCGTTATGCTGAATCCCGTCGTTGGAAAGTTGAAGTCATCAGTGCTAACGATGGTGAGCATGGTGGCTATAAGGAAATTATTGCGAAAGTTTCCGGTGAGCAGGTTTATGGTCATTTAAAATTTGAATCGGGTGG is from Photorhabdus laumondii subsp. laumondii and encodes:
- the lolB gene encoding lipoprotein insertase outer membrane protein LolB codes for the protein MKPIQKLSLFRLLPLSCVLLLTACTLTQPGGTGSADSPQWRAHTQQLQQLNQYQTRGSFAYLSNEKKVYARFFWQQYHPERYRLLLTNPLGSTELELIVQPNMTQLTDSQGKKYFSDNPEEIIYQFTNMDIPLDNLRHWITGLPGDAKNFKLDANYLLKTVNYQQNGATWQVNYQSYDTSTTPALPNRLELIQGDRRIKLKMDNWTTK
- the ispE gene encoding 4-(cytidine 5'-diphospho)-2-C-methyl-D-erythritol kinase: MTFTWPSPAKLNLFLYITGRRADGYHQLQTLFQFLNYGDEITITPRQDNEIRLLTPVEGVEHDNNLIVRAARLLQSYSDKHHAGIAHKGADIHINKRLPMGGGLGGGSSNAATVLIALNYHWQTGFTDETLAALGVSLGADVPIFVKGHAAFAEGIGEILHIAEPEEKWYLVAHPGIEISTLRVFTDPELKRDTPIRPLAALLKAPYLNDCESLVRKRFRKVEQLLSWLLEYAPSRLTGTGACVFGEFESEASARKVLNQAPEWLQGFVARGVNNSPLHNFRSGIPVLLSQ
- the prfA gene encoding peptide chain release factor 1 — encoded protein: MKPSIVAKLEALQERHEEVLAHLGDADVIADQERFRALSREYAQLTDVTNCFKAWSAVQDDLKAAEIMLDDPEMREMAQEEIRDAKVRNEELEQQLQLLLLPKDPDDERNCFLEVRAGTGGDEAAIFAGDLFRMYSRYAESRRWKVEVISANDGEHGGYKEIIAKVSGEQVYGHLKFESGGHRVQRVPETESQGRIHTSACTVAVLPEIPDAELPEISPSDLRIDTFRSSGAGGQHVNTTDSAIRITHIPTGIVVECQDERSQHKNKAKAMSVLAARIRAAEVRKRQEAEASERRNLLGSGDRSDRNRTYNFPQGRVTDHRINLTLYRLDEVIEGKLDMLVQPIVNEYQADLLSALSEQD
- the hemA gene encoding glutamyl-tRNA reductase, with translation MTLLALGINHKTAPVSLRERVTFSPDTIGEALDNLLQHPLVKGGVVLSTCNRTELYLSVEQQDNLYEQLIGWLCEYHQLNPRELKSSIYWHCDNEAVSHLMRVASGLDSLVLGEPQILGQVKKAFAESQHSHSLSSELERLFQKSFSVAKRIRTETEIGSNAVSVAFAACTLARQIFESLSELNILLVGAGETIELAARHLREHRVHHMMIANRTKEKAQVLADEVQAEVITLPEIDIRLAEADIVISSTASPLPIIGKGMVERALKLRRNQPMLLVDIAVPRDIEPDVEKLNNVYLYSVDDLQAIIQQNLAQRKAAAVQAECIVQQESRYFMDWLRSQSAVNSIREYRNQAEQMRAEMAAKALTAINQGADVEQAINQLTHQLMNRLIHAPTKSLQQAASNGDLERLNLLRDSLGLEHN